The genomic DNA GACCTGTCCGCTCAAGCAGAGCTGTCCGTCCCAGAACGATCAATAACAGAATCGTGGATTGCCGATTGGTAGGACTGTACCAGCGCATCAACGCCTGTAATTGCAGTGCCCACGACGATCGCAAAGGCTCCTCGCTGCAATGCTGCCTGTGCCATCTGGGGGGAAGCAATGCCGCCCTCACAAATAACCGGAATCGACAGGCGATCGACCATCTGGCTCAGCAGATCGAACCCCGGCGGCTGGCAGTGCTGGGTCGTAGACGTATAGCCATACAGCGTTGTGCCCACCAAGTCGGCTCCGGCTTCGGCGGCTTGCAGGGCGGCTTCTAGCGTATCGACATCTGCCATCACCGCTTTGCCCAGCTCATTGTGAATGCGATCGATCAGTTGAGCAACGGTGGTTCCCTGGGGATGATCGCGGAGCGTGGCATCAATGGCAATAATCTCCGCGCCTGCGACTGCAACGGCTTTAGCGTCTTCAAACTGGGGCGTAATGTAAACCTCGTAGCCCGGAATCTGTCGCTTCCACAATCCAATAATCGGAACACGCACCCGCTGCCGGACTGCCTCAATGTGAGCAGGCGTATCGATCCGCACCCCGATCGCCCCTCGATGAACGGCTGCCTGTGCCATTGCCGCGATAACCATTGGATCGTGTAACGGAGAATCGACGGGAGCCTGACAGGAGACGATCAGACCGCCCGCAAGGGACTGAACAGCAGCGGCAGCAGACATAAATAAAATTAGGCGAGGGATAGGCGAGGGAATCGGAAAAAGCGTGTTTAATGTAACTAGATTTTAAACTTTAGAGGGTCACAGTTCGACCGCAACTTGGCGTACTGTGCTTTTGCTTTGAATAGCTCTACTCCTTGATCACCCTTTGATTACTCTAATTCTCACGCATCATGACTCAAATTCTGGCAGGCGATACGGGCGGTACCAAGACCCTCCTCAAGTTAGTCGAAGCTGGGCCAGGGGCATCACAAACGGGGCTAACGTTTAACGTTCTCTACTCCGAACGGTTTACCAGCCGCGAGTTTGATGATCTAGTGCCGCTAGTGCGTCGGTTTCTAGCCAATGCAGAAGGGGCGATCGGCTCTAA from Leptolyngbya ohadii IS1 includes the following:
- a CDS encoding N-acetylmannosamine-6-phosphate 2-epimerase: MSAAAAVQSLAGGLIVSCQAPVDSPLHDPMVIAAMAQAAVHRGAIGVRIDTPAHIEAVRQRVRVPIIGLWKRQIPGYEVYITPQFEDAKAVAVAGAEIIAIDATLRDHPQGTTVAQLIDRIHNELGKAVMADVDTLEAALQAAEAGADLVGTTLYGYTSTTQHCQPPGFDLLSQMVDRLSIPVICEGGIASPQMAQAALQRGAFAIVVGTAITGVDALVQSYQSAIHDSVIDRSGTDSSA